From Diceros bicornis minor isolate mBicDic1 chromosome 17, mDicBic1.mat.cur, whole genome shotgun sequence, the proteins below share one genomic window:
- the LOC131415701 gene encoding olfactory receptor 9S13-like — MKSELNSTYSEVTEFILLGFRTPPKLQILLFLVFLLLYMVTVVGNISMIIVIKMDSRLQMPMYFFLRNLSYLDLCYSTVIAPNTLANFLSNEKNISYNGCAAQFFFFALFVTTEGFLLAVMAFDGFWAICSPLLYPVRMSQNVCVRLVTGSYIFGCINSMIQTGFTFSLRFRGENRLDHFFCDLPALIKISCVDTFVNKIVLYILSALIIITTTTGILVSYASILSTVLKIPSTHGRSKTFSTCGSHIAVVSLFYGTVFFMYSQPGVASSPEQSKIVGVLYTLIIPMLNSLIYSLRNRDVKDVVKRLLHRQWFSH; from the coding sequence ATGAAGAGTGAGCTGAATAGCACTTACTCAGAGGTAACTGAGTTTATTCTGCTGGGGTTCAGAACCCCTCCAAAGCTACAGATCCTCTTATTCCTAGTGTTCTTGCTGCTCTACATGGTCACTGTGGTGGGAAATATCAGCATGATAATTGTCATTAAGATGGACTCCAGACTTCAAATGCCTATGTATTTCTTCCTTAGGAACTTGTCGTATTTAGATCTCTGCTACTCCACAGTCATTGCTCCCAACACTTTAGCCAACTTCTTGTCTAATGAAAAGAACATTTCTTACAATGGCTGTGCagcccaatttttcttctttgccctGTTTGTCACAACTGAAGGCTTTCTTCTGGCTGTCATGGCATTTGATGGATTCTGGGCCATTTGCTCCCCTCTCCTTTACCCTGTGCGCATGTCCCAAAATGTCTGTGTTCGATTGGTAACTGGATCCTATATCTTTGGATGCATCAACTCCATGATCCAAACGGGTTTCACCTTCAGTTTGCGTTTCCGTGGAGAAAACAGATTGGACCACTTTTTCTGTGATCTCCCAGCCCTGATCAAGATCTCATGTGTTGATACCTTTGTAAATAAGATTGTACTGTATATTCTCTCTGctctcatcatcatcaccaccacaacTGGCATTCTGGTTTCCTATGCTTCTATCCTCTCCACTGTCCTAAAGATCCCCTCAACCCATGGCAGGAGTAAGaccttctccacctgtggctcccaTATAGCAGTGGTGAGTTTATTCTACGGAACTGTGTTCTTCATGTATTCCCAACCTGGGGTCGCCTCCTCACCAGAGCAAAGCAAGATTGTAGGTGTGCTCTACACACTTATAATACCAATGCTAAACTCTCTAATATATAGTCTAAGAAACAGAGATGTGAAAGATGTCGTGAAAAGATTATTACACAGGCAATGGTTCTCTCACTGA